Genomic segment of Leuconostoc mesenteroides subsp. mesenteroides:
GTTGCCTTTTTCCACCGACCCATTTAATAAACGGTCGTAACTCAACTGAATGATTGCTTGTTGCTTGTTGCTTGTTGCTTGTTGCTTGTTGCTTGTTGCTTGTTGCTTGTTGCTTGTTGCTTGTTGCTTGTTGCTTGTTGCTTGTTGCTTGTTGCTTGTTGCTTGTTGCTTGTTGCTTGTTGCTTGTTGCTTGTTGCTTGTTGCTTGTTGCTTGTTGCTTGTTGCTTGTTGCTTGTTGCTTGTTGCTTGTTGCTTGTTGCTTGTTGCTTGTTGCTTGTTGCTTGTTGCTTGTTGCTTGTTGCTGCTAATCATAGTCGTGATCCTTTATTTTGTCAAGTATTGAGATCTTAATTGTTGATCAGTTTTGATTTTGGATCAAGTTGATTACCAAATAGCATTCATATTTCTAACAAATTTTGCTGTTCTTTTCTCGATTTGATTGGCGTTCCACTCAGTGATAACTTGTGAAATTAATTTATTATTTATAATTTTAGATTGACTTAATTTTTTGAATTTTAACTGTAATGACCATTCTTCATCCCAGGTTAAACTTTTTTCAAGCAGTGTAAAATTACCAAATCTATTAACAAAATCTCTATCATTACCAAGTTGTTCATCATTAGCTATTCTGATTAAACGATACTTTGGATTTTTATTTCCCTTAAACAAATCATATGAAGATATGGTTTCTCCATCTTCTACTGAAAGTAGTTCGGATAATAAAAACACATGCCCTTGTTTCGTATTACGGGACTGATTAATTGTCCATTTATCTCTATTCCAAAACGGTAAAGTAAGCTGAGCTCGTTCTTTTTTCTCAATTTCACCTAACTCAGTTGTTATATCTTCAACAGTTGTTGCTATTCCAGTTTTGATATTTCTAGCAACACGCACTAGGTCCTTCTCTAAATCGTTGGCAACTTCGCCTAATATAAATATATTAGTAGCATAAACACTCAATATTTTATGCAAAACTTTTCTAATATCTGCTTCCTCAAATGCTCGATCGTACAATGCCAATATAATTGGATGAAAAGTTTTGACCAATAATGAAGCAGTGTCTACTAAATTTGCTAATTCTTGATCTTTAAAATATGACTTCAATCCTTTTACTAACCCTTGATATATATCCACATATTTTGCTAATTCGTCCAGTATTCTCCTAGCGTCAGCTGAATTTTGTAGGTTTTTACTTTTTCTCATTGTTCGGAAGAGCTTATCTTGATTTACTAATCCCGAATTAAACGCCCAATAGGATCGAATATATCTTGAAGTATCGTTAGATTTACGATCTAGCGTATTGAACACTTTTTCCCATTTTTTATTTGCATTATCAGCATCATCAGCTAAAAAGCCAAGTAATAAATTCTTTAATAAGTCTGCTTCTTCCAGGCTTTTTCCACGTGCATTTAGTGTTTCAAAAATGACAAATCCGTCTTTTGTAGACGATGTGTTAATTAAAATCACCTTAAATCTTTTAGTAAATACTTGAACTAGATGTTCTAACCTTTTTAATTGTTCAGGAACACCTAAATTTGTCACTCCATCTTTAGATATGTATTCCTTCACATGTTTTTGAAAGTACAGAAATGCATTGTTTAAGTTTTTTTCAGTTTGGTTACTACTATCTGATGTATTTCCTTTTAATAATAATGTAGTAAAAAAAGAAGCAACGTCATTTTCTGAGGGCAAAGTTAAGATAGGTGTCGTAAGATCACTTGCTAATAAGTAATTTTCCTGAATATCATCAACCCTGCGACGAGCATTATACTTCTCATCATCGCTAAGCTGAGAACTATACTTTTCATCACTAATAAAATGGTTAGCAACATTTCGTATTGATGCCAAT
This window contains:
- a CDS encoding DUF262 domain-containing protein, which translates into the protein MAIANPETKSIHSLLSENEARYHVPAYQREYSWQSVQLEDLWDDLEEVLKDDSDEHFFGQIVTNTSENGYEVIDGQQRLITSTLLLASIRNVANHFISDEKYSSQLSDDEKYNARRRVDDIQENYLLASDLTTPILTLPSENDVASFFTTLLLKGNTSDSSNQTEKNLNNAFLYFQKHVKEYISKDGVTNLGVPEQLKRLEHLVQVFTKRFKVILINTSSTKDGFVIFETLNARGKSLEEADLLKNLLLGFLADDADNANKKWEKVFNTLDRKSNDTSRYIRSYWAFNSGLVNQDKLFRTMRKSKNLQNSADARRILDELAKYVDIYQGLVKGLKSYFKDQELANLVDTASLLVKTFHPIILALYDRAFEEADIRKVLHKILSVYATNIFILGEVANDLEKDLVRVARNIKTGIATTVEDITTELGEIEKKERAQLTLPFWNRDKWTINQSRNTKQGHVFLLSELLSVEDGETISSYDLFKGNKNPKYRLIRIANDEQLGNDRDFVNRFGNFTLLEKSLTWDEEWSLQLKFKKLSQSKIINNKLISQVITEWNANQIEKRTAKFVRNMNAIW